The Engystomops pustulosus chromosome 1, aEngPut4.maternal, whole genome shotgun sequence genome has a window encoding:
- the SMIM27 gene encoding small integral membrane protein 27: MILVSRRALERIHSLILLSIVIISWGYVLYAARLAALWQLQKKYPNQNLS, from the exons ATGATTCTAGTCAGCCGCAGAGCCCTGGAGAGGATCCACTCACTG ATTCTCCTATCCATTGTGATCATCTCATGGGGCTACGTCCTGTATGCAGCAAGACTGGCAGCACTATGGCAACTGCAGAAGAAATACCCAAATCAGAATTTAAGCTGA
- the NDUFB6 gene encoding NADH dehydrogenase [ubiquinone] 1 beta subcomplex subunit 6 has protein sequence MSVNPVDTQLRQQQLRVLRRKWLKDQELSPREPVLPEKKLNAVDRFWANFLQKSSPWRTYTFKTYNIGVSAVKRILIPAWIVHYFVKYHLETSPYGVVYKKPRLYPGDVIKETGQVVPPIKEPSGGHHH, from the exons ATGTCGGTGAACCCAGTGGACACGCAGCTGCGGCAGCAACAGCTTAGAGTGCTCCGAAGGAAATGGCTGAAGGATCAGGAGCTGAGTCCACGGGAGCCCGTCCTGCCCGAGAAGAAGCTCAATGCGGTGGACCGGTTCTGGGCCAACTTCCTGCAGAAGAGCTCCCCGTGGAGGACTTAC ACTTTCAAGACATATAATATTGGAGTATCGGCAGTGAAAAGAATCCTGATTCCAGCTTGGATTGTCCATTACTTTGTCAAGTACCACCTGGAG ACCAGTCCATATGGAGTTGTGTATAAAAAGCCTCGACTGTACCCT ggtgatgtcatcaaagaAACTGGACAAGTTGTCCCACCCATCAAGGAACCAAGCGGTGGTCATCACCACTAA